A window of Eriocheir sinensis breed Jianghai 21 chromosome 39, ASM2467909v1, whole genome shotgun sequence genomic DNA:
AAGACAATCCGAGGGTCCCGCCATTTAACATTTACTCTCAAGAGAAGTCTGAGCAAGTTTTCGGTGAGTACCATGTGATTGATCTGCTCGAGAATCACCTGGAGGCCGACTGCTGTGTGATTGAGTGTCCCCTGAGAAGGCGAGAATAACTTGTTGTAGGTGCTGGGGAGGGCCGTCCTGTTGGAGCATAGAACCTCGTCGGAGGCATCTTCGCAGTCGTTGACAAGGTCACACACGTCTTTCAGGTGCACGCAGCCACCGCTCGAACAGGTGAACTGACCCTCGCCGCAAGCCGTGAGGGTCAGGGATACCTCCGTGTCATTGTTGTTACTCTCTGCAACATTCTTTGTGACACTCCATTTGTAACGACCCGTTAACTGCTTCGAGGAAGATAACGGTCTCTCATAAATAATGCTTCCAGACTGAACGTTTTCCAACTGAAGGCTGACGCCTGATGCTCTTAGGCGGTAGTTGCCTCCGTCCTCAAAGACGTTATCGTTCGTCGGGTACAGAGTTATTTCCTTCTCCAGGCCGAGTAGTCTCAGTCTATGCGTCTGAGGCAAGTGGCAGAGGACAGCAGCACCGATCTCACACTCGCCTTCCTCCTTCAGCAGGGCAGGCGGGTCCCGGTACACATACATCAGGGGACAAGTGGAGAGCGTCTTGTTGGGTGAATTGCCAGGAACATGAATCCACGCGTCCGTCATCTCACCCTCAGCCTTGTCGGAGTGTTTTAATAAAATATTCATAATGTGTTGAGTGTTGCTTTCAGTGACCGTGGCTTGACTTCCTccaatatttttacacaaatctCTTCCATCATTATAATTGACTTTCGTTTCAATGTAGAAATAGTATTCTTCATTCGGAACTGATGTCAAACTCTTCACGTCCACGGCGCCGATTTCCACACCAGTGACCACGCCCGACAGACTTTGGAGCGATGACTCTGTCACTTCAAAGACTGGCACGGCGGCCGCGAGGTTCTCAGCCACGGCTCGCACCACGTTCTCGGTGAGCGCAGCGTCGAACAGCCTCACGTCTGCCAAGAAACCAGAGAACGGCACGCCGCCCCACAGCGAACCTCCGACGATGAACTGCTCGACGAGGAAGTCCTCATCACCTTGGCCGGCAGCGCAGAGGGGCGAGGAAGGCACCGCCGCGCCGTTGTAGTACAAAGTTAAGCCTTGACCCTGCGCTACACAAAGGTGGTCCCACACACGGACGCCCAAGAACACCTCGTACCGCTGGTGGCAACGCGTGGTGTGAAGGGTCACTGCTCCATTGCTGACTGAGACACATACACAAAGAATAGAAATTAGATTCGGCTCGTATGCTGACAATCACAAGTCTCAAAATCTGTGTTCCTCGGGACCCAAGACCCTCAGCCCCGACTTACGTGAGAGCTGCATGAAGCGGCGTCGCCGATCGGCGCCAAGGTACACGACGTTGTTGGTCCGGTGAAGGCGGTGTGGCTTCAC
This region includes:
- the LOC127008901 gene encoding uncharacterized protein LOC127008901; its protein translation is MGSSATVRLAAAQVTSGTFRRLAPVRSQEPSVTLLDVGSSGRVNLTAPGSPLMSYSPQLSLQTFTLCLWVKPHRLHRTNNVVYLGADRRRRFMQLSLSNGAVTLHTTRCHQRYEVFLGVRVWDHLCVAQGQGLTLYYNGAAVPSSPLCAAGQGDEDFLVEQFIVGGSLWGGVPFSGFLADVRLFDAALTENVVRAVAENLAAAVPVFEVTESSLQSLSGVVTGVEIGAVDVKSLTSVPNEEYYFYIETKVNYNDGRDLCKNIGGSQATVTESNTQHIMNILLKHSDKAEGEMTDAWIHVPGNSPNKTLSTCPLMYVYRDPPALLKEEGECEIGAAVLCHLPQTHRLRLLGLEKEITLYPTNDNVFEDGGNYRLRASGVSLQLENVQSGSIIYERPLSSSKQLTGRYKWSVTKNVAESNNNDTEVSLTLTACGEGQFTCSSGGCVHLKDVCDLVNDCEDASDEVLCSNRTALPSTYNKLFSPSQGTLNHTAVGLQVILEQINHMVLTENLLRLLLRVNVKWRDPRIVFKYLQQNYSVVLTEEVVKEMWLPSVDLVTATPDCRDKIDFPNNKDKTVTATARTDGSDTVLGYAEVRTFPGALTDLHVRRADEITFMCHLDLFYYPFDIQICRMPLRLRTQQVTDTAWNASQVSASIGDNLILTLLYVHQFNISVSSDNETAIIVVKLGRRFAAYIINTLLPCMVLEMIGFLTHAFPIKDFSNRCTATLSCLIVKAAFFLQISGTLPQSAEPKLVDVWMFGNVFVLSLIFLAHVAVLHAQRHLEAAQSAPKKDTIAWEEEVLQKEKEYPLARYVNIVGLMTSIIVCIALLSGIGVAASRGKANALQQ